From the Methylobacterium sp. FF17 genome, one window contains:
- a CDS encoding calcium:proton antiporter has product MDMSQRGMPWWAWVWPLLAWALLGSAIVTEPSALLLGAATIVLIATVFASVFHAEVVAHRVGEPFGTLVLALAVTVIEVALIVSVMISGGAAKTELARDTVFAAVMIICNGLVGLCLLSGGVRHHVQGFQLQGALAALAVLAALVTLTLVLPNFVGTPGPIFTTPQLLFSAAASLTLYGAFVFVQTVRHRDYFLPEVRSGDENVHAAPPSGKVAIASFGLLLACLVVVVGLAKVLTPTLERGINDLGIPKTVAGIVIAALVLMPEGLAALRAARVDRLQTSMNLALGSALASIGLTIPAVALVSVLTDQPLSLGLGSKDQLLLALTLLVSVITLGTGRTTVLQGIVHLVIFASFLFFALVP; this is encoded by the coding sequence ATGGATATGTCGCAGAGGGGAATGCCATGGTGGGCCTGGGTCTGGCCTCTCCTGGCTTGGGCGCTTCTTGGTTCAGCGATTGTAACGGAACCATCCGCCCTTCTGCTCGGGGCAGCGACCATCGTGCTGATCGCGACGGTGTTTGCGTCAGTCTTCCACGCGGAGGTTGTCGCCCACCGGGTCGGCGAGCCGTTCGGCACCCTCGTGCTGGCACTCGCGGTCACCGTGATCGAGGTGGCGCTTATCGTCTCGGTGATGATCAGCGGTGGTGCTGCTAAGACGGAACTTGCGCGCGACACTGTCTTCGCTGCCGTGATGATCATCTGCAACGGTCTCGTTGGCTTGTGCTTACTCTCTGGCGGAGTGCGGCACCACGTGCAGGGCTTTCAACTCCAAGGGGCACTCGCTGCGCTCGCGGTGCTTGCAGCGCTCGTTACGCTGACCCTTGTCCTTCCTAATTTCGTGGGCACTCCCGGGCCAATCTTCACGACGCCTCAGCTTCTGTTCTCAGCGGCGGCCTCCCTGACCCTCTACGGGGCCTTCGTCTTCGTGCAGACCGTCCGACACCGTGACTATTTCTTGCCGGAAGTCCGTTCAGGTGACGAGAACGTGCATGCTGCGCCCCCATCCGGCAAAGTTGCCATCGCGAGCTTCGGTTTGCTCCTAGCCTGCCTCGTGGTGGTCGTAGGGCTAGCCAAGGTGCTCACGCCCACGCTGGAACGCGGGATCAACGATCTGGGCATCCCAAAGACTGTGGCGGGCATTGTTATCGCGGCACTCGTGCTGATGCCTGAGGGGCTTGCAGCGTTGCGCGCGGCACGCGTTGATCGGCTTCAGACTAGCATGAACCTCGCACTCGGCTCAGCCCTGGCGTCAATTGGTCTGACCATCCCGGCGGTAGCCTTGGTGTCGGTGCTCACCGACCAGCCACTTAGCCTCGGGCTCGGCTCTAAGGACCAATTGCTCCTAGCCCTCACCCTACTCGTTTCTGTGATCACCCTGGGTACTGGACGCACGACTGTCCTCCAAGGCATCGTACACCTCGTGATCTTTGCCTCATTCCTGTTCTTTGCCCTTGTACCTTGA